A part of Streptantibioticus cattleyicolor NRRL 8057 = DSM 46488 genomic DNA contains:
- a CDS encoding IS5/IS1182 family transposase, with translation MCVCSCKPSSDSSLTDAQWAVIGPLLAERDPCRGGRPLEFPRRLVVDTVLYALVSGCAWRLVRHDLVPWDAACRWFLAWTVDGTWGRVHDALRERVRAADDRDPQPSAAVSHSPSARSHQGGQAIGHDAGKRVRGRKRHLLVDTCGRVLRTVVHPASMRHGWSLLRLRPGGPLADGGRQAADRPSLNRGFGTALCSSRAGWPSAGLAAAVAGPALVKPVTGSARRSRGCSPPCPAGPRCHRPAAGRLRKAARGRPEWGS, from the coding sequence ATGTGTGTCTGTTCGTGCAAGCCTTCCAGCGACTCGTCGTTGACGGACGCTCAGTGGGCGGTGATCGGGCCGCTGCTGGCGGAGCGGGATCCGTGCCGGGGCGGCCGTCCGCTGGAGTTCCCTCGCCGGCTGGTCGTGGACACCGTGCTGTACGCGCTGGTCAGCGGGTGTGCGTGGCGACTGGTTCGGCATGATCTGGTGCCGTGGGACGCGGCCTGCCGGTGGTTTCTTGCCTGGACTGTGGACGGGACCTGGGGCCGGGTCCACGACGCGTTGCGCGAGCGGGTCCGGGCGGCGGACGACCGGGACCCGCAGCCTTCGGCGGCGGTGTCGCACTCGCCGTCGGCCCGCAGCCACCAGGGCGGGCAGGCGATCGGCCACGACGCGGGCAAGCGTGTCCGGGGCCGCAAGCGGCACCTGCTCGTGGATACCTGCGGACGTGTGCTGCGTACGGTCGTGCACCCGGCCTCGATGCGCCATGGGTGGAGTCTGCTGCGCCTGCGGCCGGGCGGTCCCCTGGCTGACGGGGGCCGGCAAGCGGCTGACCGGCCCAGTCTCAACCGCGGTTTCGGGACAGCCCTTTGTTCCAGCCGCGCTGGGTGGCCTTCAGCCGGGCTCGCAGCGGCTGTCGCCGGGCCGGCACTCGTCAAACCGGTGACGGGATCAGCGCGCCGCTCGCGCGGGTGCTCGCCGCCCTGCCCGGCTGGTCCCCGGTGCCACCGCCCGGCAGCCGGTAGGCTGCGGAAGGCAGCGCGGGGGCGTCCAGAGTGGGGGAGTTGA